The Oryza glaberrima chromosome 5, OglaRS2, whole genome shotgun sequence DNA segment AGAATCGGCTATGGCACATAAGACAACAAATGTTCCCACTTCTATCAGTCGGGAGTATACATTTTGCCTGAACCTACATATTGTCTTGTTCGCTTATCCCAATATCGGGCGTGTGCACACAAATCCTACATCATTCTCGCGATGGTACACTTCTCGGAGAACTCTCAGCAACAAGAAGCTGCAACAGTATGGCTCTCAGATGAGTTCACCAATGAATACAACGGTATGGAAATACATTTGACTAGAAATCAGATGTTACGACAGGCAATACCTGGCATCTGTTgacgggaaaaaaaataacactaaGGTTCTACTCATCCTCCACCTCAGGTGGCAATGTAGGGCTCTTTGAGCACAAGGTAGTGTTGTGAAGCGCCTTTACTATCTCAGTTGTGTTACATGAATCTGGAAGTCAACAAGGCTAATGTAAAACATTTATGCATCAAAAGAAGTCAAAGGCATGAGGTTATGGTTAATCAAACTTATTTTGCAGTATCAGCTAattactaaaaaatatattcaaattaaGTCTTCAGACAccaaaaatattactccctccagtcaTGACTATTTGACGTTTACGAAGTTtcggtcaaacttttaaaactttcgccatcaattttatattaacATAAGTTTACAAAATCTAATAATAAAAACTTTCGCCATCAATTTTGTATTAACATAAGTTTACAAAATCTAATAATTTAATAGTACATAGTACATTTCAAGGCAAATCTATACATactgtttctttttatttgtagATTAAGAATTAAAGAAATTATCAGATTATTAATATCAAAGTACCAAAAGTTTGACCGAATCTTGTCCTAGACGTCAAATATGTATGACTGGATGGAGTATGCAGTAATAATAGCTAGTGCATCTACACAGAGATATATCAGATGTAAAGTTAGTTTTGCTTTCATCAGGAATCGCAATATTAGAAATAGGAAAAGGAAGAAATAGTACTATTTCATAAATAATTAAATCAGCGATGATGAATTTTCCCATTCTGACTATTTTATCACTACGATCACGAAACACAATTTGCCAAGACATACTTGAACATTTCTTGCTGTCCCATACAGCAATGGAGGTGGGAGTGCATGCCGAATCGCACATTGCACGGTTGTCTTCATGCTTTACATTCATGGCAAGCATCCATGATCCAATAGTAACATCTTCGTAATCAAACATCCTTAAACTGAGAGTTGCATGAAGAAACAAATAATGATTACATGAAAAATACACAAAACAAACAGAAAAACaaggatggatttttttttttgttggtagaCTAGTCTATAATATGAATCAAATATAGAATTTCAAGTGTGGCTTGATTCTTGTATTCTTGTAAATGGAAATATACAGGATAAGGAGAAACTACACGATGTTTTGGATTCGCAGAACTGTTGCAATTTtgctttattatgttttaagaGACAAGAATGGTCAACTAAATTGTTCCTGTGTTTTCACTCTATGGCATGGATAGGAAAAGATGACTGGCCAACCTATCATTATTTGTAGCAGCTAGAGATCCAACCACCTCCGAAGAAAGAGCATATAGTAAACCAGATGCATGACTGAAGTACTCATTGCCTAATAATTCCCACGAACTTTCATACCTGAAATAAATCACTTGTGTCATGAAACAATAGCATGATCATTGAACAGGGCAACTGAAAATCAATTTGTCTGAGATACCAATATACGCCAGAGGTTGGTGTGCATTGTACAAGCGAATCTAATcaccattaaaaaaattagaggtATGTACAGAAAACagaagtactcccttcgttcctaaatataagcatttctagattTTTTAGCAGCGATTAAGGATAAGGGGAAAAATACCCTTTCAGCCACCTCAGTGGTCAAATTTCGAATTTGAATTGTTTAGATTGACCTCCTAAGCACCTGATTGGCTGAAAACGCTTCGATTACCGTGCATTGGAATCAGTGTcctagaaatgtttatattgtgtacaaaatttgaatcctagaaatgcttatatttgggaACCAAGGGAATATGTAAATAAACTTAAAACCAATGTATGTATCAAAATTTTGAACTAACCACTTCATATTTGGGTCGTTGACAACTGGACCCTTTTTCATGCAACCAATGTATGTCCGCTGATGAAGCCTGTCCTTTGCAAGAAGAGCAGCGAGTCTATCTGGCTTAAGAGCATGATCGAGTCATATAACAGACCTAACCATCTAAACAACAGTTTTTGTACATCAGGTCACAAAGTTTACCTGGGCGCAGATAGATAGCATCATCAGCTTTGACATAGAAATCTGCGTCGAACATGTCATAAGCTGCTTTGAAAAACGCTAACCTATCACATGGGCAACAAGAGGGGAGGCTTAAGATTAATCACGTGTATATGTAAAAAGGTACAAACATAAGAGGAGAGAGAGTTTACATTTTCTGTGGGGGCTTTGTATCTTCTTCAGCATCAACAAACAAGAAATCATGATACATGTCTACCTCTTTCTGAAGATCTGCcattttttctttatctttggtTCGTCCAACAACAAACCTAAAAGATAAACCAGTTCCATGTTCCAAACTGCAATATAGAGAGAAGTGCCAGAGTTAGCCTATAAAAGATTGTATATTCTTTACTGATGAACTGTTCATACTAGCCCACATGTGTTCCTGATTCAAACATTGAATTAGTGAATGGACTTAACTGAATGTAACGATTTTTTAAGACAGCTAAGTTACACAAAGAGATGTATTTTATAAGTTCCAAACAGAATACAAAGTAAACTTTACGACAATCAATTCTTCTTGACAAACAGTAATTTTCAAATCAGCACATTCATTTCTCTCTAGTAATGTGCTTCAGTAGTCAGTACACCTCTTCATAAAAAGTTTGTGAATCCAGAAGCTAAGGTGATTCTTAGTGATTAACGGTAAAATTGTAATAAGTAATTAATATTAAATAGCTTGATTTCGCTTATGGAAGTATATCAGATATACACTGCTTTCGTCCTAACCAAATGCCAATCAAGATGGCTGATCTTGACTTTGGGGAAATGAAGAATGCAGTAGAATTGACTATTGAGCGGACAATAGAAATATGCATGAAGAAGAACTGGCCTCACAATGCTTCGGCTGTGGCATCATCACCCTGAGATTAGATGCCAGGGATTAAGAACTAATTTCCCCAAATCTCCAGAGCTAATGGTGTTCCACTCTACAATAGTCGAGCTGTATACATGGTTGATTTAAGTTTACTGTATACTTACTAGAAAGTGGGTGACCAATTAAGACCCATCTACCGACATTGAGAACACTCATGCCACTACAATGTAAATTGAA contains these protein-coding regions:
- the LOC127772745 gene encoding probable beta-1,3-galactosyltransferase 12; this encodes MPLHHHRHHHHAAAVAVAVADDDDEAKPRRPYSTFASPRAPTSAFSAAFSTHRLLVLFSVACLLVAAASLAFAFSARAATLQPPPLAAVAEATAKVAFRCGRAEDTLRAFLASSSGNYSSAAEGREREKVLAVVGVHTEIGSAARRAALRATWFPPKPEGIVSLEHGTGLSFRFVVGRTKDKEKMADLQKEVDMYHDFLFVDAEEDTKPPQKMLAFFKAAYDMFDADFYVKADDAIYLRPDRLAALLAKDRLHQRTYIGCMKKGPVVNDPNMKWYESSWELLGNEYFSHASGLLYALSSEVVGSLAATNNDSLRMFDYEDVTIGSWMLAMNVKHEDNRAMCDSACTPTSIAVWDSKKCSNSCNTTEIVKALHNTTLCSKSPTLPPEVEDE